Proteins from a single region of Sphingomonas morindae:
- a CDS encoding esterase-like activity of phytase family protein has translation MAKLALLAALVALAPLPLAFTAPHGQLRAVAVPLDPTDPGRVQVGRLRYRGGWVLHGSDRGFGGISSMTIQDGRFTLLSDTGTVTQFRFSGSGPQREYRLFPLPDGPGTPLRKVNRDSESSTFDPASGHVWAGFETRNAIWRYTRGFAAADGHATPPAMADWPANEGAEAMVRLHDGRFLVFAETMHAPNGHALLLLFPGDPVEGAVPARLSFRAPDGFAPTDAAELPDGRVLVLLRRFQIGAGLLSGTLGFSAALAIIDPRAAKAGDDLAAAPVARLAPPLTVDNMEALAVEPRDGRLLVWIASDDNFLALQRTLLLCFELRD, from the coding sequence ATGGCCAAACTCGCCCTTCTCGCCGCGCTGGTGGCGCTGGCACCGCTGCCGCTCGCCTTCACCGCGCCACATGGGCAGCTGCGCGCGGTGGCGGTGCCGCTCGATCCCACCGATCCGGGGCGGGTCCAGGTGGGCCGGCTCCGCTATCGCGGCGGCTGGGTGCTGCACGGCAGCGACCGCGGCTTTGGCGGCATCTCCTCCATGACGATTCAGGACGGCCGCTTCACCTTGTTGAGCGATACCGGCACCGTCACCCAGTTCCGCTTCTCGGGCAGCGGGCCGCAGCGCGAATACCGGCTCTTCCCGCTGCCCGACGGCCCCGGCACGCCGCTGCGCAAGGTGAACCGCGACAGCGAATCCTCGACCTTCGATCCGGCGAGCGGCCATGTCTGGGCGGGGTTCGAGACGCGCAACGCGATCTGGCGCTACACCCGCGGCTTCGCCGCCGCCGATGGCCATGCCACGCCCCCCGCCATGGCGGACTGGCCGGCCAATGAGGGCGCCGAGGCGATGGTGCGGTTGCACGACGGCCGCTTCCTCGTCTTCGCCGAGACGATGCACGCGCCCAACGGCCATGCGCTGCTGCTGCTCTTCCCCGGCGATCCCGTGGAGGGCGCGGTGCCCGCGCGGCTGAGCTTCCGTGCGCCCGATGGCTTCGCGCCGACCGATGCCGCCGAACTGCCCGACGGGCGCGTGCTGGTGCTGCTGCGGCGCTTCCAGATCGGCGCGGGGCTGCTGAGCGGCACGCTCGGCTTTTCCGCCGCGCTGGCGATCATCGATCCGCGCGCGGCCAAGGCGGGCGACGATCTCGCCGCCGCGCCCGTGGCGCGGCTCGCGCCGCCGCTGACGGTGGACAATATGGAGGCGCTGGCGGTGGAGCCACGCGACGGGCGGCTGCTCGTCTGGATCGCCTCGGACGATAATTTCCTCGCGCTCCAGCGCACGCTGCTGCTGTGCTTCGAGCTGCGCGACTAG
- a CDS encoding glycine zipper 2TM domain-containing protein, whose translation MRRIRRPALAVAILLAGCVLPGAGGAQYRHAPPPGHGRDDDRYDRDDPRDRDDRDQREDRRPPRRPPGRPCRDAGTGGTIIGAIAGGLLGNGIAGHGDRAAGTLLGGGLGALAGRAIDRDC comes from the coding sequence ATGCGCCGGATAAGACGGCCCGCTCTGGCGGTGGCCATTCTCCTGGCCGGGTGCGTGCTGCCCGGCGCCGGCGGCGCGCAATATCGCCACGCCCCGCCCCCCGGCCATGGCCGCGACGATGACCGCTATGATCGCGACGATCCCCGCGATCGCGATGACCGCGACCAGCGCGAGGATCGTCGCCCGCCGCGCCGGCCGCCCGGGCGCCCCTGCCGCGATGCGGGCACCGGCGGCACCATCATCGGCGCCATTGCGGGCGGGCTGCTCGGCAACGGCATCGCCGGCCATGGCGATCGCGCGGCCGGCACGCTGCTCGGCGGCGGGCTCGGCGCGCTCGCGGGCCGCGCGATCGATCGGGATTGCTGA